In Apis cerana isolate GH-2021 linkage group LG6, AcerK_1.0, whole genome shotgun sequence, the following are encoded in one genomic region:
- the LOC107993479 gene encoding troponin T, skeletal muscle isoform X12, with the protein MSDDEEQYSGRASQKESGENIEFMKRQEQKRSDLDEQLKEYIAEWRKQRAKEEEELKRLKEKQAKRKITRADEEKRLAQKKKEEEERRQREIEEKKQRDMEEKRKRLEESEKKRQAMMQAMKEQASKKGPNFTITRKDLAGNLTSAQLERNKTKEQLEEEKKISLSIRIKPLEIDGFSIEKLRSKANELWDTIVKLETEKYDLEERQKRQDYDLKELKERQKQQLRHKALKKGLDPEALTGKYPPKIQVASKYERRVDTRSYDDKKKLFEGGLTEQQKEFIEKQWAQQKEQFLGRQKTKLPKWFGERPGKKPGDPESPEGEEDVKAAAEDEELEEPQFEEEEEEEEEEEEEEEEEGEKKEGEGEGEEEEEEEEEEEEEEEEEEEEEEEEEE; encoded by the exons ATGTCTGACGACGAGGAGCAATACTC gGGTAGGGCGTCCCAAAA GGAGTCTGGGGAGAATATCGAGTTTATGAAG AGGCAGGAACAGAAGAGGAGCGACCTAGACGAACAGCTCAAGGAATACATTGCAGAATGGCGGAAGCAGAGggcaaaggaggaggaggaattgaagAGATTGAAG GAGAAGCAAGCGAAGCGCAAGATCACTCGCGCGGACGAGGAGAAAAGATTGGCccagaaaaagaaggaggaggaggagcgtcGCCAGCGTGAAATCG AGGAGAAGAAGCAACGTGATatggaggaaaagagaaa GCGTCTCGAAGAATCAGAAAAGAAACGCCAGGCAATGATGCAGGCGATGAAAGAACAAGCGAGCAAGAAGGGTCCTAACTTTACCATCACTAGGAAAGATTTAGCG GGTAACCTTACGTCGGCGCAACTGGAGCGCAACAAGACGAAAGAGCAgctcgaggaggagaagaaaatctCGCTGAGTATTCGCATCAAACCGTTGGAAATCGATGGTTTCTCAATCGAGAAGCTCCGGTCCAAGGCTAACGAGCTCTGGGACACCATAGTCAAACTGGAGACCGAGAAGTACGATCTTGAAGAGCGGCAAAAGCGTCAGGATTATGAC CTTAAAGAATTAAAGGAACGTCAGAAGCAACAATTGAGGCACAAGGCTTTGAAGAAAGGTCTTGATCCCGAAGCTCTCACGGGCAAGTATCCT CCCAAGATCCAAGTCGCCTCCAAATACGAACGTCGAGTGGATACCAGGTCTTATGACGATAAGAAGAAGCTCTTCGAGGGT GGTCTGACCGAACAGCAGAAGGAGTTCATAGAGAAGCAATGGGCTCAACAGAAGGAGCAATTCCTTGGCCGCCAGAAGA CGAAATTGCCGAAGTGGTTCGGCGAGAGGCCAGGCAAGAAGCCAGGAGACCCCGAATCACCCGAAGGCGAAGAAGACGTGAAGGCTGCGGCTGAAGACGAAGAGCTGGAAGAGCCAcaattcgaagaagaagaggaggaggaagaggaggaggaggaggaagaggaggaggaaggcgagaagaaggagggagagggtgaaggtgaagaggaggaggaggaggaggaggaagaggaggaggaggaagaagaggaggaggaagaggaggaagaagaggaagaataa
- the LOC107993479 gene encoding troponin T, skeletal muscle isoform X9, producing MSDDEEQYSQPEGRKIEGRASQKESGENIEFMKRQEQKRSDLDEQLKEYIAEWRKQRAKEEEELKRLKEKQAKRKITRADEEKRLAQKKKEEEERRQREIEEKKQRDMEEKRKRLEESEKKRQAMMQAMKEQASKKGPNFTITRKDLAGNLTSAQLERNKTKEQLEEEKKISLSIRIKPLEIDGFSIEKLRSKANELWDTIVKLETEKYDLEERQKRQDYDLKELKERQKQQLRHKALKKGLDPEALTGKYPPKIQVASKYERRVDTRSYDDKKKLFEGGLTEQQKEFIEKQWAQQKEQFLGRQKTKLPKWFGERPGKKPGDPESPEGEEDVKAAAEDEELEEPQFEEEEEEEEEEEEEEEEEGEKKEGEGEGEEEEEEEEEEEEEEEEEEEEEEEEEE from the exons ATGTCTGACGACGAGGAGCAATACTC GCAGCCGGAAGGCAGGAAGATCGA gGGTAGGGCGTCCCAAAA GGAGTCTGGGGAGAATATCGAGTTTATGAAG AGGCAGGAACAGAAGAGGAGCGACCTAGACGAACAGCTCAAGGAATACATTGCAGAATGGCGGAAGCAGAGggcaaaggaggaggaggaattgaagAGATTGAAG GAGAAGCAAGCGAAGCGCAAGATCACTCGCGCGGACGAGGAGAAAAGATTGGCccagaaaaagaaggaggaggaggagcgtcGCCAGCGTGAAATCG AGGAGAAGAAGCAACGTGATatggaggaaaagagaaa GCGTCTCGAAGAATCAGAAAAGAAACGCCAGGCAATGATGCAGGCGATGAAAGAACAAGCGAGCAAGAAGGGTCCTAACTTTACCATCACTAGGAAAGATTTAGCG GGTAACCTTACGTCGGCGCAACTGGAGCGCAACAAGACGAAAGAGCAgctcgaggaggagaagaaaatctCGCTGAGTATTCGCATCAAACCGTTGGAAATCGATGGTTTCTCAATCGAGAAGCTCCGGTCCAAGGCTAACGAGCTCTGGGACACCATAGTCAAACTGGAGACCGAGAAGTACGATCTTGAAGAGCGGCAAAAGCGTCAGGATTATGAC CTTAAAGAATTAAAGGAACGTCAGAAGCAACAATTGAGGCACAAGGCTTTGAAGAAAGGTCTTGATCCCGAAGCTCTCACGGGCAAGTATCCT CCCAAGATCCAAGTCGCCTCCAAATACGAACGTCGAGTGGATACCAGGTCTTATGACGATAAGAAGAAGCTCTTCGAGGGT GGTCTGACCGAACAGCAGAAGGAGTTCATAGAGAAGCAATGGGCTCAACAGAAGGAGCAATTCCTTGGCCGCCAGAAGA CGAAATTGCCGAAGTGGTTCGGCGAGAGGCCAGGCAAGAAGCCAGGAGACCCCGAATCACCCGAAGGCGAAGAAGACGTGAAGGCTGCGGCTGAAGACGAAGAGCTGGAAGAGCCAcaattcgaagaagaagaggaggaggaagaggaggaggaggaggaagaggaggaggaaggcgagaagaaggagggagagggtgaaggtgaagaggaggaggaggaggaggaggaagaggaggaggaggaagaagaggaggaggaagaggaggaagaagaggaagaataa
- the LOC107993479 gene encoding troponin T isoform X1, with protein MSDDEEQYSESGENIEFMKRQEQKRSDLDEQLKEYIAEWRKQRAKEEEELKRLKEKQAKRKITRADEEKRLAQKKKEEEERRQREIGKFVSSFTFFLSIFARGRLLMFLFPLAEEKKQRDMEEKRKRLEESEKKRQAMMQAMKEQASKKGPNFTITRKDLAGNLTSAQLERNKTKEQLEEEKKISLSIRIKPLEIDGFSIEKLRSKANELWDTIVKLETEKYDLEERQKRQDYDLKELKERQKQQLRHKALKKGLDPEALTGKYPPKIQVASKYERRVDTRSYDDKKKLFEGGLTEQQKEFIEKQWAQQKEQFLGRQKTKLPKWFGERPGKKPGDPESPEGEEDVKAAAEDEELEEPQFEEEEEEEEEEEEEEEEEGEKKEGEGEGEEEEEEEEEEEEEEEEEEEEEEEEEE; from the exons ATGTCTGACGACGAGGAGCAATACTC GGAGTCTGGGGAGAATATCGAGTTTATGAAG AGGCAGGAACAGAAGAGGAGCGACCTAGACGAACAGCTCAAGGAATACATTGCAGAATGGCGGAAGCAGAGggcaaaggaggaggaggaattgaagAGATTGAAG GAGAAGCAAGCGAAGCGCAAGATCACTCGCGCGGACGAGGAGAAAAGATTGGCccagaaaaagaaggaggaggaggagcgtcGCCAGCGTGAAATCGGTAAGTTCGTTtcatcttttactttttttttatcgattttcgcGAGAGGCCGCCTCCTGATGTTTCTCTTTCCGCTTGCAGAGGAGAAGAAGCAACGTGATatggaggaaaagagaaa GCGTCTCGAAGAATCAGAAAAGAAACGCCAGGCAATGATGCAGGCGATGAAAGAACAAGCGAGCAAGAAGGGTCCTAACTTTACCATCACTAGGAAAGATTTAGCG GGTAACCTTACGTCGGCGCAACTGGAGCGCAACAAGACGAAAGAGCAgctcgaggaggagaagaaaatctCGCTGAGTATTCGCATCAAACCGTTGGAAATCGATGGTTTCTCAATCGAGAAGCTCCGGTCCAAGGCTAACGAGCTCTGGGACACCATAGTCAAACTGGAGACCGAGAAGTACGATCTTGAAGAGCGGCAAAAGCGTCAGGATTATGAC CTTAAAGAATTAAAGGAACGTCAGAAGCAACAATTGAGGCACAAGGCTTTGAAGAAAGGTCTTGATCCCGAAGCTCTCACGGGCAAGTATCCT CCCAAGATCCAAGTCGCCTCCAAATACGAACGTCGAGTGGATACCAGGTCTTATGACGATAAGAAGAAGCTCTTCGAGGGT GGTCTGACCGAACAGCAGAAGGAGTTCATAGAGAAGCAATGGGCTCAACAGAAGGAGCAATTCCTTGGCCGCCAGAAGA CGAAATTGCCGAAGTGGTTCGGCGAGAGGCCAGGCAAGAAGCCAGGAGACCCCGAATCACCCGAAGGCGAAGAAGACGTGAAGGCTGCGGCTGAAGACGAAGAGCTGGAAGAGCCAcaattcgaagaagaagaggaggaggaagaggaggaggaggaggaagaggaggaggaaggcgagaagaaggagggagagggtgaaggtgaagaggaggaggaggaggaggaggaagaggaggaggaggaagaagaggaggaggaagaggaggaagaagaggaagaataa
- the LOC107993479 gene encoding troponin T, skeletal muscle isoform X15 — MSDDEEQYSESGENIEFMKRQEQKRSDLDEQLKEYIAEWRKQRAKEEEELKRLKEKQAKRKITRADEEKRLAQKKKEEEERRQREIEEKKQRDMEEKRKRLEESEKKRQAMMQAMKEQASKKGPNFTITRKDLAGNLTSAQLERNKTKEQLEEEKKISLSIRIKPLEIDGFSIEKLRSKANELWDTIVKLETEKYDLEERQKRQDYDLKELKERQKQQLRHKALKKGLDPEALTGKYPPKIQVASKYERRVDTRSYDDKKKLFEGGYDTLLAEINEKLWKQKTEQFMKRTKTKLPKWFGERPGKKPGDPESPEGEEDVKAAAEDEELEEPQFEEEEEEEEEEEEEEEEEGEKKEGEGEGEEEEEEEEEEEEEEEEEEEEEEEEEE, encoded by the exons ATGTCTGACGACGAGGAGCAATACTC GGAGTCTGGGGAGAATATCGAGTTTATGAAG AGGCAGGAACAGAAGAGGAGCGACCTAGACGAACAGCTCAAGGAATACATTGCAGAATGGCGGAAGCAGAGggcaaaggaggaggaggaattgaagAGATTGAAG GAGAAGCAAGCGAAGCGCAAGATCACTCGCGCGGACGAGGAGAAAAGATTGGCccagaaaaagaaggaggaggaggagcgtcGCCAGCGTGAAATCG AGGAGAAGAAGCAACGTGATatggaggaaaagagaaa GCGTCTCGAAGAATCAGAAAAGAAACGCCAGGCAATGATGCAGGCGATGAAAGAACAAGCGAGCAAGAAGGGTCCTAACTTTACCATCACTAGGAAAGATTTAGCG GGTAACCTTACGTCGGCGCAACTGGAGCGCAACAAGACGAAAGAGCAgctcgaggaggagaagaaaatctCGCTGAGTATTCGCATCAAACCGTTGGAAATCGATGGTTTCTCAATCGAGAAGCTCCGGTCCAAGGCTAACGAGCTCTGGGACACCATAGTCAAACTGGAGACCGAGAAGTACGATCTTGAAGAGCGGCAAAAGCGTCAGGATTATGAC CTTAAAGAATTAAAGGAACGTCAGAAGCAACAATTGAGGCACAAGGCTTTGAAGAAAGGTCTTGATCCCGAAGCTCTCACGGGCAAGTATCCT CCCAAGATCCAAGTCGCCTCCAAATACGAACGTCGAGTGGATACCAGGTCTTATGACGATAAGAAGAAGCTCTTCGAGGGT GGCTATGACACGCTCCTAGCGGAAATCAACGAGAAACTGTGGAAACAGAAAACAGAACAGTTCATGAAGCGTACCAAAA CGAAATTGCCGAAGTGGTTCGGCGAGAGGCCAGGCAAGAAGCCAGGAGACCCCGAATCACCCGAAGGCGAAGAAGACGTGAAGGCTGCGGCTGAAGACGAAGAGCTGGAAGAGCCAcaattcgaagaagaagaggaggaggaagaggaggaggaggaggaagaggaggaggaaggcgagaagaaggagggagagggtgaaggtgaagaggaggaggaggaggaggaggaagaggaggaggaggaagaagaggaggaggaagaggaggaagaagaggaagaataa
- the LOC107993479 gene encoding troponin T isoform X4, whose protein sequence is MSDDEEQYSSEEEVVEETQPEGRKIEGRASQKESGENIEFMKRQEQKRSDLDEQLKEYIAEWRKQRAKEEEELKRLKEKQAKRKITRADEEKRLAQKKKEEEERRQREIEEKKQRDMEEKRKRLEESEKKRQAMMQAMKEQASKKGPNFTITRKDLAGNLTSAQLERNKTKEQLEEEKKISLSIRIKPLEIDGFSIEKLRSKANELWDTIVKLETEKYDLEERQKRQDYDLKELKERQKQQLRHKALKKGLDPEALTGKYPPKIQVASKYERRVDTRSYDDKKKLFEGGYDTLLAEINEKLWKQKTEQFMKRTKTKLPKWFGERPGKKPGDPESPEGEEDVKAAAEDEELEEPQFEEEEEEEEEEEEEEEEEGEKKEGEGEGEEEEEEEEEEEEEEEEEEEEEEEEEE, encoded by the exons ATGTCTGACGACGAGGAGCAATACTC CAGCGAGGAGGAGGTGGTCGAGGAAAC GCAGCCGGAAGGCAGGAAGATCGA gGGTAGGGCGTCCCAAAA GGAGTCTGGGGAGAATATCGAGTTTATGAAG AGGCAGGAACAGAAGAGGAGCGACCTAGACGAACAGCTCAAGGAATACATTGCAGAATGGCGGAAGCAGAGggcaaaggaggaggaggaattgaagAGATTGAAG GAGAAGCAAGCGAAGCGCAAGATCACTCGCGCGGACGAGGAGAAAAGATTGGCccagaaaaagaaggaggaggaggagcgtcGCCAGCGTGAAATCG AGGAGAAGAAGCAACGTGATatggaggaaaagagaaa GCGTCTCGAAGAATCAGAAAAGAAACGCCAGGCAATGATGCAGGCGATGAAAGAACAAGCGAGCAAGAAGGGTCCTAACTTTACCATCACTAGGAAAGATTTAGCG GGTAACCTTACGTCGGCGCAACTGGAGCGCAACAAGACGAAAGAGCAgctcgaggaggagaagaaaatctCGCTGAGTATTCGCATCAAACCGTTGGAAATCGATGGTTTCTCAATCGAGAAGCTCCGGTCCAAGGCTAACGAGCTCTGGGACACCATAGTCAAACTGGAGACCGAGAAGTACGATCTTGAAGAGCGGCAAAAGCGTCAGGATTATGAC CTTAAAGAATTAAAGGAACGTCAGAAGCAACAATTGAGGCACAAGGCTTTGAAGAAAGGTCTTGATCCCGAAGCTCTCACGGGCAAGTATCCT CCCAAGATCCAAGTCGCCTCCAAATACGAACGTCGAGTGGATACCAGGTCTTATGACGATAAGAAGAAGCTCTTCGAGGGT GGCTATGACACGCTCCTAGCGGAAATCAACGAGAAACTGTGGAAACAGAAAACAGAACAGTTCATGAAGCGTACCAAAA CGAAATTGCCGAAGTGGTTCGGCGAGAGGCCAGGCAAGAAGCCAGGAGACCCCGAATCACCCGAAGGCGAAGAAGACGTGAAGGCTGCGGCTGAAGACGAAGAGCTGGAAGAGCCAcaattcgaagaagaagaggaggaggaagaggaggaggaggaggaagaggaggaggaaggcgagaagaaggagggagagggtgaaggtgaagaggaggaggaggaggaggaggaagaggaggaggaggaagaagaggaggaggaagaggaggaagaagaggaagaataa
- the LOC107993479 gene encoding troponin T, skeletal muscle isoform X3 encodes MSDDEEQYSSEEEVVEETQPEGRKIEGRASQKESGENIEFMKRQEQKRSDLDEQLKEYIAEWRKQRAKEEEELKRLKEKQAKRKITRADEEKRLAQKKKEEEERRQREIEEKKQRDMEEKRKRLEESEKKRQAMMQAMKEQASKKGPNFTITRKDLAGNLTSAQLERNKTKEQLEEEKKISLSIRIKPLEIDGFSIEKLRSKANELWDTIVKLETEKYDLEERQKRQDYDLKELKERQKQQLRHKALKKGLDPEALTGKYPPKIQVASKYERRVDTRSYDDKKKLFEGGLTEQQKEFIEKQWAQQKEQFLGRQKTKLPKWFGERPGKKPGDPESPEGEEDVKAAAEDEELEEPQFEEEEEEEEEEEEEEEEEGEKKEGEGEGEEEEEEEEEEEEEEEEEEEEEEEEEE; translated from the exons ATGTCTGACGACGAGGAGCAATACTC CAGCGAGGAGGAGGTGGTCGAGGAAAC GCAGCCGGAAGGCAGGAAGATCGA gGGTAGGGCGTCCCAAAA GGAGTCTGGGGAGAATATCGAGTTTATGAAG AGGCAGGAACAGAAGAGGAGCGACCTAGACGAACAGCTCAAGGAATACATTGCAGAATGGCGGAAGCAGAGggcaaaggaggaggaggaattgaagAGATTGAAG GAGAAGCAAGCGAAGCGCAAGATCACTCGCGCGGACGAGGAGAAAAGATTGGCccagaaaaagaaggaggaggaggagcgtcGCCAGCGTGAAATCG AGGAGAAGAAGCAACGTGATatggaggaaaagagaaa GCGTCTCGAAGAATCAGAAAAGAAACGCCAGGCAATGATGCAGGCGATGAAAGAACAAGCGAGCAAGAAGGGTCCTAACTTTACCATCACTAGGAAAGATTTAGCG GGTAACCTTACGTCGGCGCAACTGGAGCGCAACAAGACGAAAGAGCAgctcgaggaggagaagaaaatctCGCTGAGTATTCGCATCAAACCGTTGGAAATCGATGGTTTCTCAATCGAGAAGCTCCGGTCCAAGGCTAACGAGCTCTGGGACACCATAGTCAAACTGGAGACCGAGAAGTACGATCTTGAAGAGCGGCAAAAGCGTCAGGATTATGAC CTTAAAGAATTAAAGGAACGTCAGAAGCAACAATTGAGGCACAAGGCTTTGAAGAAAGGTCTTGATCCCGAAGCTCTCACGGGCAAGTATCCT CCCAAGATCCAAGTCGCCTCCAAATACGAACGTCGAGTGGATACCAGGTCTTATGACGATAAGAAGAAGCTCTTCGAGGGT GGTCTGACCGAACAGCAGAAGGAGTTCATAGAGAAGCAATGGGCTCAACAGAAGGAGCAATTCCTTGGCCGCCAGAAGA CGAAATTGCCGAAGTGGTTCGGCGAGAGGCCAGGCAAGAAGCCAGGAGACCCCGAATCACCCGAAGGCGAAGAAGACGTGAAGGCTGCGGCTGAAGACGAAGAGCTGGAAGAGCCAcaattcgaagaagaagaggaggaggaagaggaggaggaggaggaagaggaggaggaaggcgagaagaaggagggagagggtgaaggtgaagaggaggaggaggaggaggaggaagaggaggaggaggaagaagaggaggaggaagaggaggaagaagaggaagaataa
- the LOC107993479 gene encoding troponin T isoform X6, with protein MSDDEEQYSSEEEVVEETQPEGRKIEESGENIEFMKRQEQKRSDLDEQLKEYIAEWRKQRAKEEEELKRLKEKQAKRKITRADEEKRLAQKKKEEEERRQREIEEKKQRDMEEKRKRLEESEKKRQAMMQAMKEQASKKGPNFTITRKDLAGNLTSAQLERNKTKEQLEEEKKISLSIRIKPLEIDGFSIEKLRSKANELWDTIVKLETEKYDLEERQKRQDYDLKELKERQKQQLRHKALKKGLDPEALTGKYPPKIQVASKYERRVDTRSYDDKKKLFEGGYDTLLAEINEKLWKQKTEQFMKRTKTKLPKWFGERPGKKPGDPESPEGEEDVKAAAEDEELEEPQFEEEEEEEEEEEEEEEEEGEKKEGEGEGEEEEEEEEEEEEEEEEEEEEEEEEEE; from the exons ATGTCTGACGACGAGGAGCAATACTC CAGCGAGGAGGAGGTGGTCGAGGAAAC GCAGCCGGAAGGCAGGAAGATCGA GGAGTCTGGGGAGAATATCGAGTTTATGAAG AGGCAGGAACAGAAGAGGAGCGACCTAGACGAACAGCTCAAGGAATACATTGCAGAATGGCGGAAGCAGAGggcaaaggaggaggaggaattgaagAGATTGAAG GAGAAGCAAGCGAAGCGCAAGATCACTCGCGCGGACGAGGAGAAAAGATTGGCccagaaaaagaaggaggaggaggagcgtcGCCAGCGTGAAATCG AGGAGAAGAAGCAACGTGATatggaggaaaagagaaa GCGTCTCGAAGAATCAGAAAAGAAACGCCAGGCAATGATGCAGGCGATGAAAGAACAAGCGAGCAAGAAGGGTCCTAACTTTACCATCACTAGGAAAGATTTAGCG GGTAACCTTACGTCGGCGCAACTGGAGCGCAACAAGACGAAAGAGCAgctcgaggaggagaagaaaatctCGCTGAGTATTCGCATCAAACCGTTGGAAATCGATGGTTTCTCAATCGAGAAGCTCCGGTCCAAGGCTAACGAGCTCTGGGACACCATAGTCAAACTGGAGACCGAGAAGTACGATCTTGAAGAGCGGCAAAAGCGTCAGGATTATGAC CTTAAAGAATTAAAGGAACGTCAGAAGCAACAATTGAGGCACAAGGCTTTGAAGAAAGGTCTTGATCCCGAAGCTCTCACGGGCAAGTATCCT CCCAAGATCCAAGTCGCCTCCAAATACGAACGTCGAGTGGATACCAGGTCTTATGACGATAAGAAGAAGCTCTTCGAGGGT GGCTATGACACGCTCCTAGCGGAAATCAACGAGAAACTGTGGAAACAGAAAACAGAACAGTTCATGAAGCGTACCAAAA CGAAATTGCCGAAGTGGTTCGGCGAGAGGCCAGGCAAGAAGCCAGGAGACCCCGAATCACCCGAAGGCGAAGAAGACGTGAAGGCTGCGGCTGAAGACGAAGAGCTGGAAGAGCCAcaattcgaagaagaagaggaggaggaagaggaggaggaggaggaagaggaggaggaaggcgagaagaaggagggagagggtgaaggtgaagaggaggaggaggaggaggaggaagaggaggaggaggaagaagaggaggaggaagaggaggaagaagaggaagaataa
- the LOC107993479 gene encoding troponin T, skeletal muscle isoform X5, which produces MSDDEEQYSSEEEVVEETQPEGRKIEESGENIEFMKRQEQKRSDLDEQLKEYIAEWRKQRAKEEEELKRLKEKQAKRKITRADEEKRLAQKKKEEEERRQREIEEKKQRDMEEKRKRLEESEKKRQAMMQAMKEQASKKGPNFTITRKDLAGNLTSAQLERNKTKEQLEEEKKISLSIRIKPLEIDGFSIEKLRSKANELWDTIVKLETEKYDLEERQKRQDYDLKELKERQKQQLRHKALKKGLDPEALTGKYPPKIQVASKYERRVDTRSYDDKKKLFEGGLTEQQKEFIEKQWAQQKEQFLGRQKTKLPKWFGERPGKKPGDPESPEGEEDVKAAAEDEELEEPQFEEEEEEEEEEEEEEEEEGEKKEGEGEGEEEEEEEEEEEEEEEEEEEEEEEEEE; this is translated from the exons ATGTCTGACGACGAGGAGCAATACTC CAGCGAGGAGGAGGTGGTCGAGGAAAC GCAGCCGGAAGGCAGGAAGATCGA GGAGTCTGGGGAGAATATCGAGTTTATGAAG AGGCAGGAACAGAAGAGGAGCGACCTAGACGAACAGCTCAAGGAATACATTGCAGAATGGCGGAAGCAGAGggcaaaggaggaggaggaattgaagAGATTGAAG GAGAAGCAAGCGAAGCGCAAGATCACTCGCGCGGACGAGGAGAAAAGATTGGCccagaaaaagaaggaggaggaggagcgtcGCCAGCGTGAAATCG AGGAGAAGAAGCAACGTGATatggaggaaaagagaaa GCGTCTCGAAGAATCAGAAAAGAAACGCCAGGCAATGATGCAGGCGATGAAAGAACAAGCGAGCAAGAAGGGTCCTAACTTTACCATCACTAGGAAAGATTTAGCG GGTAACCTTACGTCGGCGCAACTGGAGCGCAACAAGACGAAAGAGCAgctcgaggaggagaagaaaatctCGCTGAGTATTCGCATCAAACCGTTGGAAATCGATGGTTTCTCAATCGAGAAGCTCCGGTCCAAGGCTAACGAGCTCTGGGACACCATAGTCAAACTGGAGACCGAGAAGTACGATCTTGAAGAGCGGCAAAAGCGTCAGGATTATGAC CTTAAAGAATTAAAGGAACGTCAGAAGCAACAATTGAGGCACAAGGCTTTGAAGAAAGGTCTTGATCCCGAAGCTCTCACGGGCAAGTATCCT CCCAAGATCCAAGTCGCCTCCAAATACGAACGTCGAGTGGATACCAGGTCTTATGACGATAAGAAGAAGCTCTTCGAGGGT GGTCTGACCGAACAGCAGAAGGAGTTCATAGAGAAGCAATGGGCTCAACAGAAGGAGCAATTCCTTGGCCGCCAGAAGA CGAAATTGCCGAAGTGGTTCGGCGAGAGGCCAGGCAAGAAGCCAGGAGACCCCGAATCACCCGAAGGCGAAGAAGACGTGAAGGCTGCGGCTGAAGACGAAGAGCTGGAAGAGCCAcaattcgaagaagaagaggaggaggaagaggaggaggaggaggaagaggaggaggaaggcgagaagaaggagggagagggtgaaggtgaagaggaggaggaggaggaggaggaagaggaggaggaggaagaagaggaggaggaagaggaggaagaagaggaagaataa